One Huiozyma naganishii CBS 8797 chromosome 5, complete genome DNA segment encodes these proteins:
- the GYP8 gene encoding GTPase-activating protein GYP8 (similar to Saccharomyces cerevisiae GYP8 (YFL027C); ancestral locus Anc_8.44), which produces MTKRLGASEQHNDDTGPAGFEQSSVMINNEQYKKLKCKVIDVMLKTKDVVTLSMLGGTNLGFVDATHRRLSWSLLLSKQFKRDAAHETIAEHPDENQVKLDCARSFGTVADENWRTRLQMFQETLICRLLRRNHKLRYYQGYHDIVSIFVNVFVDRENIDSNDHNTLLACLEAFTLLYLRDFMMDSLHFAIDQIRLIPSIVKLQDKGLVDTLKLDNLEPFYAISSILTVFSHNFKPKELDNSLIFSIFDFVISSQSMLVPLVMYSKFILKNKDRLLKETNHNSENFLNNTDLIHAVLQRCLSISNEGPDPQWTSILNETRVDYKSGRFLLPKLASLVNEYSPLITTASHSCFNSGPRVRYYTETVNGLLDKAIELNGVRKHLETTADVDKLYRQHSVLFKLFPKVNDMPLAVKASLVLLVVSLIYQLQE; this is translated from the coding sequence ATGACCAAGCGTCTTGGTGCGTCTGAGCAACACAATGATGATACTGGCCCTGCTGGTTTCGAACAAAGCTCGGTTATGATAAATAACGAACAATACAAGAAGCTGAAATGTAAAGTAATCGATGTGATGCTGAAGACAAAGGACGTGGTAACACTCTCCATGCTTGGAGGGACGAACCTTGGATTTGTGGACGCTACACACAGACGCTTGTCTTGGTCGCTCCTACTCTCCAAACAATTTAAACGCGATGCTGCGCATGAAACAATTGCAGAACATCCAGATGAAAATCAAGTCAAATTGGACTGTGCCAGATCATTTGGAACTGTAGCGGATGAAAATTGGAGAACTCGTTTACAGATGTTTCAAGAGACGCTGATATGTCGACTTCTGAGAAGAAACCATAAACTGCGATACTACCAAGGTTACCACGATATAGTTTCTATATTTGTTAATGTCTTTGTAGATCGTGAGAATATCGACAGCAACGATCATAATACCTTATTAGCTTGTTTGGAAGCGTTTACTTTACTATACTTACGTGATTTCATGATGGATTCTTTGCATTTTGCCATTGACCAAATTAGATTAATACCAAGTATCGTAAAATTACAAGACAAAGGGTTGGTGGACACTCTCAAATTGGATAACCTGGAGCCATTTTATGCTATCTCATCTATTTTAACAGTATTTTCCCATAATTTCAAACCAAAGGAACTGGACAATTCCCTAATTTTTAGCATATTTGACTTTGTTATAAGCTCACAATCGATGCTTGTTCCGTTAGTAATGTACTCAAAGtttattttgaagaacaaagatAGACTGCTCAAGGAAACGAACCATAACTCTGAGAACTTTCTCAACAACACCGATCTAATCCATGCTGTGCTCCAACGATGCCTTTCTATTTCCAACGAGGGCCCCGATCCTCAATGGACAAGTATTTTAAACGAAACAAGAGTGGATTACAAGTCGGGACGTTTCCTGTTGCCTAAATTGGCATCTCTAGTAAACGAATACAGCCCACTTATAACAACCGCAAGCCATAGCTGTTTCAATAGCGGTCCAAGGGTAAGATATTATACGGAGACCGTAAATGGTCTGCTTGACAAGGCGATTGAATTGAACGGGGTCCGCAAACACTTAGAGACGACGGCGGATGTTGACAAGCTATACAGACAACATAGCGTACTCTTTAAGTTATTTCCGAAGGTAAATGATATGCCGTTGGCCGTCAAGGCATCTCTTGTTCTCTTGGTAGTGTCACTAATTTACCAATTACAAGAGtga
- the SHM2 gene encoding glycine hydroxymethyltransferase SHM2 (similar to Saccharomyces cerevisiae SHM2 (YLR058C); ancestral locus Anc_8.38) gives MPYALSENHKRMVLSHLKESDPQLQTLIDSEIDRQRHSIDLIASENFTSTSVFDALGTPLCNKYSEGYPGARYYGGNEYIDQIELLCQDRALEAFHVSPDKWGVNVQTLSGSPANLQVYQAIMRPHERLMGLYLPDGGHLSHGYATPTRTISAVATYFESFPYRVDPETGIIDYDTLEKNAILYRPKVLVAGTSAYCRLIDYKRMREIADKCGAYLMVDMAHISGLVAAGVIPSPFEYADIVTTTTHKSLRGPRGAMIFFRRGVRSVNAKTGKEIVYDLENPINFSVFPGHQGGPHNHTIAALATALKQAATPEFKEYQLQVLKNAKALENEFKKLGYRLVSNGTDSHMVLVSLREQGVDGARVDYICEKVNIVLNKNSIPGDKSALVPGGIRIGAPAMTSRGMGEEDFSRIVNYIDTVVKTAQDVQKALPADANKLKDFKAYVDANPGNLGELKEQIFNWAGEYPLAV, from the coding sequence ATGCCTTACGCTCTTTCTGAAAACCACAAGAGAATGGTTCTTTCTCACTTGAAGGAATCCGACCCTCAATTGCAGACGCTTATTGACAGCGAAATCGACAGACAGAGACACTCTATCGATTTGATCGCCTCCGAGAACTTTACGTCCACTTCTGTGTTCGACGCCTTGGGGACGCCGCTGTGTAACAAGTACTCAGAGGGGTACCCAGGTGCCCGTTACTACGGTGGTAACGAGTACATCGACCAGATTGAACTTCTGTGTCAGGATCGTGCCCTAGAGGCCTTCCATGTGTCCCCTGACAAATGGGGTGTCAACGTGCAAACTTTGTCCGGCTCCCCAGCTAACTTGCAAGTCTACCAGGCAATCATGAGACCTCACGAAAGATTGATGGGGTTGTACTTGCCAGACGGTGGTCATTTGTCCCACGGTTACGCAACACCAACGAGAACTATCTCTGCCGTTGCTACCTACTTCGAATCTTTCCCTTACAGAGTCGACCCAGAGACTGGGATCATCGACTACGacactttggaaaagaacGCCATCCTTTACAGACCTAAAGTGCTCGTTGCAGGTACCTCCGCCTACTGTCGTTTGATCGACTACAAGAGAATGAGAGAGATCGCAGACAAGTGTGGTGCATACTTGATGGTCGACATGGCGCATATCTCCGGTCTTGTTGCCGCTGGCGTCATCCCATCCCCATTCGAGTACGCAGACATCGTCACCACTACCACCCACAAGTCTCTAAGAGGACCAAGAGGTGCCatgatcttcttcagaaGAGGTGTCAGATCCGTTAACGCCAAAACGGGCAAAGAAATCGTCTACGACTTGGAAAACCCAATCAACTTCTCCGTCTTCCCAGGTCACCAAGGTGGGCCACATAACCACACCATCGCTGCCCTAGCTACCGCCCTAAAGCAGGCCGCCACTCCAGAGTTCAAAGAGTACCAATTGCAAGTCTTGAAGAACGCAAAGGCTCTAGAaaacgagttcaagaagttggGTTACAGACTGGTCTCAAACGGTACTGACTCGCACATGGTCTTGGTCTCGTTGAGAGAACAGGGCGTCGACGGTGCCCGTGTTGACTACATCTGTGAAAAGGTTAACATCGTCCTGAACAAGAACTCCATCCCAGGTGACAAGTCCGCTTTGGTCCCAGGTGGTATCCGTATCGGTGCCCCAGCCATGACCTCCAGAGGTATGGGTGAGGAAGACTTCTCTAGAATCGTCAACTACATCGACACCGTTGTGAAGACCGCGCAGGACGTCCAAAAGGCTCTACCAGCGGACGccaacaagttgaaggacttcAAGGCCTACGTGGATGCCAACCCAGGTAACTTGGGcgagttgaaggaacagATCTTCAACTGGGCCGGTGAATACCCATTGGCCGTGTAA
- the AGX1 gene encoding alanine--glyoxylate transaminase (similar to Saccharomyces cerevisiae AGX1 (YFL030W); ancestral locus Anc_8.37) produces MSLLIPGPVTITKNVQEGLNANSLSHTGPQFTTIFQSALQNLKRVYNATQAEGNLPLIIAGSGTLGFDVAGTNFVNPGDNVLLVSTGFFSDEFGECLETYHGANLTVLKPDTVGGVVPLDEIATELRAANGKYRAIVVTHVDTSTAVLNDVGAIAAVTHRESPNTFVIVDAVCSLGCEELQFDKWQLDFVLSASQKAVGAPPGLALGMVSPRALDFALQKRPTGSFYASLKKWAPILQSYAGGQAKYFATQATQLVSSLDTALQELLQRESVTHHKELSEWFRSQITQQLHYKLVTTTSDGGAHIAHGLTALYVDDPAKAIQEINKTAGAIIAGGILPEIKDKYIRVGHMGASATRDTLQLVIEALAASQ; encoded by the coding sequence atGTCGCTCTTGATTCCCGGTCCAGTGACCATCACGAAGAACGTCCAAGAAGGTTTGAACGCAAACTCGTTGTCCCACACGGGTCCACAGTTCACCACGATCTTCCAGTCCGCGTTACAGAATCTGAAGCGCGTCTACAATGCTACACAGGCAGAGGGGAACCTGCCCCTGATCATCGCGGGGAGCGGGACACTGGGGTTCGACGTCGCGGGGACTAACTTCGTGAACCCGGGGGATAACGTCCTGCTCGTGTCCACCGGGTTCTTCTCAGACGAGTTCGGCGAGTGTCTCGAAACGTACCATGGTGCTAACCTCACCGTGTTGAAACCAGATACCGTCGGTGGGGTTGTGCCCCTCGACGAGATCGCCACGGAGTTGCGGGCCGCGAACGGTAAGTACAGGGCCATCGTGGTGACTCACGTGGATACGTCCACCGCGGTGCTGAACGATGTCGGGGCCATTGCTGCGGTCACTCACAGGGAGTCCCCCAACACGTTCGTCATCGTTGACGCAGTGTGCTCTCTGGGCTGCGAGGAACTCCAGTTCGATAAGTGGCAGCTCGATTTTGTGCTGTCCGCATCGCAGAAGGCGGTCGGTGCACCACCCGGCCTGGCCCTCGGGATGGTCTCCCCACGCGCGCTGGATTTCGCCCTGCAGAAACGGCCCACGGGGTCCTTCTACGcgtcgttgaagaagtggGCGCCGATCCTACAAAGCTACGCAGGCGGGCAAGCCAAGTACTTCGCCACGCAGGCGACACAGTTGGTCTCGTCGCTGGACACAGCTCTGCAAGAACTTCTACAACGCGAGTCTGTCACACATCACAAAGAACTGAGCGAGTGGTTCCGGTCGCAGATCACGCAGCAACTGCACTACAAACTCGTCACCACCACGAGCGACGGGGGGGCACACATCGCTCACGGACTCACCGCGCTGTATGTGGATGACCCTGCGAAAGCAATCCAAGAGATTAACAAAACTGCGGGTGCCATCATCGCTGGCGGGATTCTCCCAGAGATCAAGGACAAGTACATCAGAGTCGGCCACATGGGTGCGAGCGCCACGCGCGACACTTTACAGCTTGTCATTGAGGCGTTGGCTGCCTCGCAATAG
- the CAK1 gene encoding cyclin-dependent protein kinase-activating kinase CAK1 (similar to Saccharomyces cerevisiae CAK1 (YFL029C); ancestral locus Anc_8.40) translates to MVDLTQLETEERKLLKTTKLSRINKVGSCYVIKATAVDFVVPPHNPWRELEIMKKLCFGERIQCAQIIELLDHRRVHDELELLFPFYSLTLEDFMLSQYNFQGSRSKKQFNPYLLGTKSTESTPEFYYNGFDVNIYAADMFKQLCSGLQFIHSNGIIHRDLKPQNVMLTSISKPLQLKIIDFGISYDTTTEDKDEPPNEKVTDVSTCFYKAPELLFSVANYDYAVDIWALLVIISQWFQQGSSIVNYAPAFIDDGSAELENGSDIRLILTLFEKVGIPSVDLWPQVRDFGSASAFTGLFGSEGDGKYIKLLSAEEQHTRIIQNFPRLESLTDPKVKTMFLKCISGMMVLQSTERWTVSQLLDEINCVLQC, encoded by the coding sequence ATGGTAGATCTAACTCAATTAGAGACTGAGGAGAGAAAACTGCTGAAGACAACGAAGCTGTCCCGTATCAACAAAGTTGGCTCATGTTACGTGATCAAAGCGACTGCAGTGGATTTTGTTGTCCCACCTCATAACCCATGGAGGGAATTAGAAATAATGAAGAAACTCTGTTTTGGGGAGCGCATACAGTGTGCTCAAATTATTGAGTTACTGGATCATCGAAGGGTGCACGATGAACTGGAGCTGCTTTTCCCATTTTATTCTCTCACATTAGAAGATTTCATGCTCTCGCAGTACAACTTTCAAGGTAGTCGTTCAAAGAAGCAATTTAATCCATACTTATTGGGGACCAAGTCTACTGAATCCACCCCTGAGTTCTATTACAATGGATTTGATGTGAATATATATGCAGCTGACATGTTTAAGCAGCTGTGCTCTGGGTTGCAATTTATTCACTCTAATGGTATTATACATCGAGATCTAAAACCACAGAATGTGATGCTGACCTCAATTTCCAAACCTTTGCAACTCAAGATCATTGACTTTGGTATATCATATGACACCACTACTGAGGACAAGGACGAACCGCCCAATGAGAAAGTGACAGATGTGTCTACATGTTTTTACAAAGCCCCCGAACTTCTGTTCAGCGTCGCAAATTACGATTATGCGGTGGATATATGGGCTTTGCTAGTTATTATCAGCCAATGGTTCCAGCAGGGATCGAGTATTGTGAACTACGCCCCAGCATTCATTGACGACGGCAGCGCGGAATTGGAAAACGGGAGCGATATAAGGTTGATACTGACCCTTTTCGAAAAAGTGGGGATCCCCTCCGTTGACCTATGGCCGCAAGTGAGAGATTTTGGGTCCGCTAGTGCATTTACTGGGCTATTTGGCTCTGAAGGTGATGGGAAATACATCAAGCTGTTAAGCGCTGAGGAGCAACATACTAGGATCATTCAAAATTTCCCGAGACTTGAGAGTTTAACGGATCCAAAAGTGAAAACAATGTTCCTGAAGTGCATTTCGGGAATGATGGTTTTGCAATCAACGGAGAGGTGGACCGTTTCTCAATTGCTAGACGAAATAAACTGTGTGCTCCAATGTTGA
- the CAF16 gene encoding putative ATP-binding cassette family ATPase CAF16 (similar to Saccharomyces cerevisiae CAF16 (YFL028C); ancestral locus Anc_8.42), whose amino-acid sequence MAQYAVQVDDLTYKFVESATPSVSNINLQIPWNTRTLLVGSNGAGKSTLLKLLSGKHLCLTGNIQVNGLDPFSPLSMHQDVEEDRNVQVSTYLGTEWCHMDIINRDIGVLELLESIGLDHYRERGEYLIEILEINLNWRMHRLSDGQKRRVQLAMGLLKPWRVLLLDEVTVDLDVIARSRLLEFLKMETQKRKCSVIYATHIFDGLAEWPDKVLHIKDGIIVDQLDYHNDVAFVTPGAATEQNGHVEFGGTTGPKVSISKVNSLHPLAVKWLKRDNNIEQ is encoded by the coding sequence ATGGCTCAATACGCTGTTCAGGTGGACGATCTCACTTACAAGTTTGTCGAGTCTGCAACTCCGTCTGTCTCTAATATAAACCTACAGATCCCATGGAATACGAGAACTTTGCTTGTTGGCTCTAATGGTGCCGGGAAGTCGACGCTCCTGAAATTATTGAGTGGGAAACACCTTTGTCTGACTGGGAATATTCAGGTCAATGGATTGGACCCATTCAGTCCGCTGTCCATGCACCAAGACGTAGAGGAGGACAGAAATGTTCAAGTAAGCACATACCTAGGGACCGAATGGTGTCACATGGATATTATCAACCGAGATATTGGCGTCCTGGAACTGTTAGAGAGTATTGGATTGGATCATTATCGTGAACGTGGTGAATATCTAATAGAGATTCTTGAGATCAACCTCAATTGGAGGATGCATCGGTTGAGTGACGGTCAGAAGAGACGTGTGCAACTCGCAATGGGCTTATTGAAACCATGGAGGGTGTTACTACTTGACGAGGTCACGGTGGACCTGGACGTCATTGCTAGGTCTAGATTGCtggagtttttgaagatggagACGCAGAAGAGAAAATGTTCGGTAATCTACGCAACTCATATCTTCGATGGGCTGGCAGAGTGGCCAGATAAAGTGCTGCACATCAAGGATGGTATTATCGTTGATCAATTAGACTATCACAATGATGTTGCATTCGTGACCCCTGGGGCGGCGACCGAGCAAAACGGTCACGTCGAATTTGGCGGAACAACAGGACCCAAAGTTTCGATAAGTAAAGTAAACAGTCTGCACCCCTTGGCGGTAAAATGGTTGAAACGGGACAACAACATTGAGCAATAG
- the KNAG0E03220 gene encoding uncharacterized protein: MLLEQLVAGSFLGGAVLASSQASPNKYVQMGFHKSRSFSSGGDSLARRADDYLSVDVENQQLYYSVELYVGTPPQNVSVLIDTGSSDLWLTSPDNPYCIGFKQPGSAKFALEEKEAANATVLTAQNAEGPTRSSKAAKATGGHLDQFDCALLGTFNNSESSSFKSNNTDFLTGYADNTFASGFWGTDVVRIGDVDVSDVSLAVVNLTNSTSPVLGIGMPVLESSNAGRLAAETNSSYEYDNFPVQLKNKGVIEKIAYSLFLNDSDATEGSVLFGAVDHSKYENGLFTVPMVNTYKDQGVQHPIEFYVTMYGLGFKKDGFLNTITTTNFPVLLDSGSTTSYLPDTLVSMLASALNATFSEKINGYTLKCPSEEDATFLSFDLGGFLIDVPLSDLVAKRHKNQCVLMVKGQGEGEGGYILGDTFLSSAYVVYDLESYEISIGQASTGDAAEDIEVIKSTVPGAVRAPFYDRPWTGGTVISMSGNISTGPINGSYNGMGATKPRNSSSSTTLSGNVRKNIGVASAGMPSLVTAILALIMSFLL, encoded by the coding sequence ATGTTGCTTGAACAGCTGGTTGCGGGTTCGTTCTTGGGCGGTGCCGTGCTCGCAAGTAGCCAGGCGTCCCCCAATAAGTATGTCCAGATGGGGTTCCATAAGAGCCGGAGTTTCTCGAGCGGGGGGGACTCCCTTGCGAGGAGGGCCGACGATTACTTGTCTGTGGATGTAGAGAACCAGCAGCTGTACTACTCGGTAGAGTTGTATGTGGGGACTCCGCCGCAGAATGTCTCCGTGCTCATTGACACTGGGTCCTCGGATCTGTGGCTGACTTCCCCTGACAACCCATACTGTATTGGTTTTAAACAGCCCGGTAGTGCGAAATTCGCcctggaggagaaggaggcTGCCAATGCTACTGTGTTGACCGCTCAGAACGCCGAGGGTCCCACAAGGTCCAGTAAAGCGGCGAAGGCCACGGGGGGGCACTTGGACCAGTTCGATTGTGCTCTGCTGGGGACTTTCAACAACAGTGAGTCCTCGTCCTTCAAGAGTAACAACACGGATTTCTTGACGGGGTATGCGGATAACACTTTCGCTTCTGGGTTCTGGGGGACCGATGTCGTCCGAATCGGCGACGTCGATGTCTCGGATGTGTCCCTTGCCGTGGTCAACTTGACTAACTCGACAAGTCCAGTGTTGGGGATAGGGATGCCCGTGCTTGAATCTTCCAACGCGGGGCGTCTTGCCGCGGAGACAAACTCAAGTTACGAGTACGATAACTTCCCCGtgcaattgaagaacaaaggTGTCATTGAGAAAATCGCTTACTCTCTGTTCCTGAACGATTCAGACGCCACAGAAGGGTCCGTGCTGTTCGGTGCTGTAGACCACTCGAAGTACGAAAATGGCCTGTTCACAGTGCCCATGGTCAACACTTACAAGGACCAAGGGGTCCAACACCCAATTGAGTTCTACGTGACCATGTACGGGCTGGGTTTCAAGAAGGATGGGTTCTTGAACACAATCACGACTACAAATTTCCCCGTCCTTTTGGACTCAGGGAGTACAACTTCGTACCTACCAGACACCTTGGTCAGTATGCTGGCAAGCGCACTGAACGCCACGTTTAGTGAGAAGATCAACGGATACACTTTGAAATGCCCCTCGGAGGAGGACGCCAcatttctctctttcgACCTGGGTGGATTCCTTATCGACGTGCCACTAAGTGACTTGGTCGCAAAACGCCACAAGAACCAGTGTGTACTGATGGTTAAAGGTCAGGGAGAGGGGGAAGGTGGGTATATCTTGGGTGACACTTTCCTATCGAGTGCATACGTAGTGTACGACCTGGAATCCTACGAGATCTCAATCGGCCAGGCCAGTACGGGGGACGCGGCGGAGGATATCGAGGTCATCAAGAGTACCGTCCCAGGTGCAGTCAGGGCACCTTTCTACGACAGACCTTGGACCGGCGGTACTGTCATTTCTATGAGCGGTAACATTTCCACGGGCCCAATAAATGGTTCATACAACGGTATGGGTGCCACAAAGCCCAGAAACAGCTCGTCAAGCACAACTCTGTCTGGGAACGTGAGGAAGAATATCGGTGTTGCCTCTGCAGGTATGCCCTCCTTGGTAACTGCCATTCTTGCCCTCATCATGTCCTTCCTGCTATGA
- the HAC1 gene encoding transcription factor HAC1 (similar to Saccharomyces cerevisiae HAC1 (YFL031W); ancestral locus Anc_8.36), producing the protein MTSDNHDNNTPVQVKGEPQEQLSVQLLLGDAGEFKCSLPPRKRARTSEEKEQRRVERIMRNRRAARQSRERKRRHMEFLERKCALLECILQSVDAEKLLPRGKKHLWTDLKQLQENTEGGELLERDLGDDDIIPSPPGSTTSPDKKMKIKSENSVSPLDIFSSAGASSAASSACSNTSPFADDLSLQLGSFEPITPPEFEINFDFEQGKNASSTSTNTAPTFIKQENEDNMLKFRNHMLINPLDLISSPTVGFEMRNPEVITT; encoded by the coding sequence atGACCAGCGACAACCacgacaacaacacacCAGTTCAAGTGAAGGGGGAGCCTCAGGAGCAGCTGTCCGTGCAGCTGCTCTTGGGGGACGCGGGCGAGTTCAAGTGCTCGCTGCCCCCACGGAAGAGGGCGCGGACCTcggaggagaaggaacaGCGCCGCGTGGAGAGGATTATGAGGAACAGGAGGGCCGCAAGGCAGTCCAGGGAGAGGAAGCGGAGGCACATGGAGTTTCTAGAGCGGAAGTGTGCGCTCCTAGAGTGTATCCTGCAAAGCGTGGACGCGGAGAAGTTGTTGCCACGGGGAAAAAAGCATTTGTGGACGgatttgaaacagttacaagaaaatacagaGGGCGGAGAACTTCTCGAGAGGGATCTTGGCGATGATGATATCATCCCATCGCCACCTGGAAGTACTACCTCCCCagacaagaaaatgaaaatcAAATCTGAAAATAGTGTCTCCCCACTGGATATATTCTCCTCCGCTGGTGCTTCCTCGGCGGCCTCCTCGGCGTGCTCGAACACCAGCCCCTTTGCTGACGACTTGTCGTTACAATTGGGCAGTTTTGAACCGATCACTCCACCGGAATTTGAAATCAATTTCGATTTCGAACAGGGGAAAAACGCCTCCAGTACAAGTACAAATACAGCGCCCACATTTATAAAACAGGAAAATGAGGATAATATGTTGAAATTCAGGAACCATATGTTGATAAATCCATTAGATCTGATTAGTTCACCCACAGTAGGCTTTGAGATGCGTAATCCAGAAGTGATTACCACCTAA